Proteins from a genomic interval of Lycium ferocissimum isolate CSIRO_LF1 chromosome 2, AGI_CSIRO_Lferr_CH_V1, whole genome shotgun sequence:
- the LOC132048162 gene encoding uncharacterized protein LOC132048162, whose amino-acid sequence MSTMSEISLSSSSPCSWQDHEASISSPLKIQLVSKSVSERLLSKFSDLTEFDFDYSKSGLWSPPFERSHVFLSSPAGQILSRREMAAKLNKVLKRHQRRRRCFNACLCSPKRF is encoded by the exons ATGTCCACCATGTCTGAAATCTCATTATCTTCCTCTTCACCATGTTCATGGCAAGATCATGAAGCTTCAATTTCTTCTCCATTGAAAATTCAATTGGTTTCTAAGTCAGTGTCAGAGAGACTGCTCTCAAAATTTTCTGATTTAAcagagtttgattttgattacTCTAAAAGTGGCTTGTGGTCTCCTCCATTTGAAAGAAGCCACGTGTTCCTAAGCTCACCAGCTGGGCAAATTCTTTCACGTAGAGAAATGGCTGCTAAAttgaataaagtcttgaaaagaCATCAGAGAAGAAGACGTTGCTTCAAT GCATGTTTATGTTCTCCAAAAAGATTCTGA